In Xenorhabdus nematophila ATCC 19061, one DNA window encodes the following:
- a CDS encoding class II glutamine amidotransferase → MCELLGMNANVPTDIVFSLSGLIQRGGYTGPHKDGWGVTFYEGLGYRTFKDHQSSCYSPVAQFVQGYPIKSEVIVAHIRQANRGNVSLVNTHPFTRELWGKYWTYAHNGQLKGYRSLKTGNYRPVGETDSERAFCWILHQLSLKYPKRPSNWSAVFRFIASLADELRKKGVFNMLLSDGQFVMAYCSTHLHWITRRAPFGRAKLLDQDVEIDFQQHTQPGDVVSVIATQPLTGNETWHRIEPGSYALFHLGERVI, encoded by the coding sequence ATGTGTGAATTACTTGGTATGAATGCCAATGTGCCAACAGATATCGTTTTTAGTCTGAGTGGGCTTATTCAGCGTGGTGGGTATACCGGCCCCCATAAGGACGGTTGGGGTGTTACCTTCTATGAAGGGTTGGGATACAGAACCTTTAAAGACCACCAATCCAGTTGTTACTCTCCGGTGGCTCAATTTGTGCAGGGCTATCCGATCAAATCAGAAGTGATTGTGGCGCACATCCGTCAGGCAAACCGGGGTAATGTTTCTCTGGTTAATACTCATCCATTTACTCGTGAACTATGGGGAAAGTATTGGACTTATGCCCATAATGGGCAATTGAAGGGATATCGTAGCCTGAAAACCGGCAATTACCGCCCTGTCGGTGAGACTGACAGCGAACGGGCATTTTGCTGGATATTACATCAATTGTCGCTGAAATATCCCAAACGCCCTTCCAACTGGTCAGCCGTATTTAGATTTATTGCTTCTCTGGCTGACGAACTGAGGAAAAAAGGGGTTTTCAATATGCTGTTGTCAGACGGGCAGTTTGTCATGGCTTATTGTTCAACTCATTTGCATTGGATCACTCGCCGGGCTCCTTTTGGCAGGGCCAAATTACTTGATCAGGATGTTGAAATTGATTTTCAGCAACATACTCAACCGGGGGATGTCGTCTCAGTCATAGCCACTCAACCTTTAACCGGGAATGAAACTTGGCATCGTATTGAACCAGGCAGCTATGCGTTATTTCATCTTGGTGAGCGAGTCATTTAA
- the lpcA gene encoding D-sedoheptulose 7-phosphate isomerase, producing MYQDLIRSELAEAADTLAKFLNEDANIDAIQKAAVLLADSFKAGGKVLSCGNGGSHCDAMHFAEELTGRYRENRPGYPAIAISDPSHLSCVSNDFGYDYVFSRYLEAVGQKGDVLLGISTSGNSGNIIKAVEAARAKGMKVITLTGKDGGKMAGTADVEIRVPHFGYADRIQEIHIKVIHILIQLIEKEMIKA from the coding sequence ATGTATCAAGATCTGATCCGTAGTGAACTAGCTGAAGCCGCAGACACGCTGGCTAAATTCCTCAATGAGGATGCAAATATTGACGCCATTCAGAAAGCCGCTGTTTTGCTGGCGGATTCGTTCAAAGCCGGTGGGAAAGTGCTTTCTTGTGGTAATGGTGGTTCACATTGTGATGCTATGCATTTTGCGGAAGAACTGACAGGCCGTTACAGAGAAAATCGTCCGGGGTATCCTGCCATCGCTATTTCTGATCCTAGCCACTTATCTTGTGTAAGCAATGACTTTGGTTACGATTATGTCTTTTCCCGCTATCTTGAAGCTGTTGGTCAGAAAGGTGATGTGTTGTTGGGTATTTCAACATCAGGAAATTCTGGCAATATCATCAAGGCAGTAGAAGCTGCCCGTGCCAAGGGCATGAAGGTGATTACTCTGACGGGTAAAGACGGCGGAAAAATGGCAGGAACGGCTGATGTTGAAATTCGAGTGCCGCATTTTGGATATGCGGATCGTATTCAGGAAATTCACATTAAAGTGATTCATATCTTGATTCAATTGATTGAAAAAGAAATGATAAAAGCCTGA